In one Pseudomonas hydrolytica genomic region, the following are encoded:
- a CDS encoding MFS transporter, translated as MSATHLSRGSAGYRRATLALFCAGFATFAMLYCVQPLLPLLAAHFRVSAASSSLALSLTTLSLALCLLVSGALAESWGRKPVMAAALGLAALLGIACAFVEQWSSLLILRALLGLALSGLPALAMAYVGEEFDPEALPAAMGLYIGGTALGGLLGRLLAGLLSDLGGWPWALGGIAGLGLLALGLFLWLLPPSRHFRAQPLSLRGLLGNFALHLGNPRLRVLFALAFLLMGGFVALFNYVGFRLAGAPFNLSATVIGLLFTVYLLGIFSAGWAGRLVPRFGARQVLFGAIALMLLGVALCAAPWLSAAVVGLALFTLGFFAAHAVASGQVGAHAKGAKAQASALYLCAYYLGSSLVGYVGGYVWEHAGWLALLAVLASLFGLAGALARRL; from the coding sequence ATGTCCGCTACTCATCTCAGCCGTGGCAGCGCCGGTTATCGGCGCGCCACTCTGGCATTGTTCTGCGCCGGTTTCGCCACCTTCGCCATGCTCTACTGCGTACAGCCGTTGCTGCCGCTGCTCGCCGCGCACTTTCGCGTGTCGGCCGCCAGCAGCAGTCTGGCGCTGTCGCTGACCACCCTGAGCCTGGCGCTGTGTCTGCTGGTATCCGGCGCCCTGGCCGAAAGCTGGGGGCGCAAGCCGGTGATGGCCGCGGCGCTGGGGTTGGCGGCGCTGCTCGGTATCGCCTGCGCCTTCGTGGAGCAGTGGAGCAGCCTGCTGATACTGCGGGCGTTGCTGGGGCTGGCGCTGAGCGGCTTGCCGGCCCTGGCCATGGCCTACGTCGGTGAAGAGTTCGATCCCGAGGCGTTACCGGCGGCCATGGGCCTGTACATCGGCGGGACCGCCCTGGGTGGCTTGCTCGGGCGTCTGCTCGCCGGTCTGCTCAGCGACCTCGGCGGCTGGCCCTGGGCGCTGGGCGGCATCGCCGGTCTTGGCCTGCTGGCGCTGGGGCTGTTTCTCTGGCTGCTGCCGCCGTCCCGGCATTTCCGGGCGCAGCCATTGTCGCTGCGCGGGTTGCTCGGCAATTTCGCTCTGCACCTGGGCAATCCTCGCCTGCGCGTGCTGTTCGCGCTGGCCTTCCTGCTCATGGGCGGCTTCGTCGCGCTGTTCAACTACGTGGGCTTTCGTCTGGCAGGTGCGCCGTTCAACCTCTCCGCCACGGTGATCGGCCTGTTGTTCACCGTCTACCTGCTGGGCATCTTCAGCGCTGGCTGGGCCGGGCGCCTGGTACCGCGCTTCGGTGCGCGCCAGGTTCTGTTCGGCGCGATCGCCCTGATGCTGCTCGGGGTAGCCCTGTGCGCCGCGCCCTGGCTGAGCGCTGCGGTGGTCGGCCTGGCGCTGTTCACCCTGGGCTTCTTCGCCGCGCACGCGGTCGCCAGCGGCCAGGTCGGTGCGCATGCCAAGGGGGCCAAGGCGCAGGCCTCGGCGCTCTATCTGTGCGCCTACTATCTGGGCTCGAGCCTGGTGGGCTATGTCGGTGGCTATGTCTGGGAACATGCCGGCTGGCTGGCGCTGCTGGCCGTGCTGGCTTCGCTGTTTGGCCTGGCGGGCGCTCTGGCGCGACGTTTGTAA
- a CDS encoding outer membrane beta-barrel protein, whose translation MKTTLNRIAFATCLALGTTAAQANDTFIGLTWGQTDNNIQKSSALNANLGNPKLDKVIDDKSTWGVRVGQKTADGRYYATYENVSDSHNGYKLRQQNLLGSYDMFVPLGDNNTKLFGGVTAGLVKLEQESSGFSRDSDIGFAAGLQAGILQELNNNASIEAGYRYLRTNASTEMAPHGQPKAGSLDLHSSSQLYLGANFAF comes from the coding sequence ATGAAAACCACCCTGAACCGTATCGCATTCGCCACCTGCCTGGCCCTGGGCACCACCGCTGCGCAGGCCAACGACACCTTCATCGGTCTGACCTGGGGCCAGACCGACAACAACATTCAGAAGTCCAGCGCGCTGAACGCCAACCTGGGCAATCCCAAGCTGGACAAGGTCATCGACGACAAGAGCACCTGGGGTGTACGCGTCGGCCAGAAGACCGCCGATGGCCGTTACTACGCCACCTACGAAAACGTCTCCGACAGCCATAACGGTTACAAGCTGCGCCAGCAGAACCTGCTCGGCAGCTATGACATGTTCGTCCCGCTGGGCGACAACAACACCAAGTTGTTCGGCGGCGTGACCGCTGGCCTGGTCAAGCTGGAGCAGGAAAGCAGCGGCTTCTCCCGTGACAGCGATATCGGTTTTGCCGCCGGTTTGCAGGCCGGTATCCTGCAGGAACTGAACAACAATGCTTCGATCGAAGCCGGCTATCGTTACTTGCGTACCAATGCCAGCACTGAAATGGCGCCGCATGGGCAGCCCAAGGCCGGGTCGCTGGATCTGCACAGCAGTTCGCAGCTCTATCTCGGTGCCAATTTTGCCTTCTGA
- the napE gene encoding periplasmic nitrate reductase, NapE protein: MDSTPEGKATKGKETRLFVFLVVCLFPLLSVALVGGYGFIIWFMQMLLGPPGPPT, translated from the coding sequence ATGGATAGCACGCCCGAGGGCAAAGCCACGAAAGGCAAGGAAACCCGCCTGTTCGTCTTTCTCGTCGTCTGCCTCTTCCCCCTTCTTTCGGTCGCCCTGGTCGGCGGCTACGGATTCATCATCTGGTTCATGCAGATGCTGCTGGGGCCGCCAGGCCCACCCACCTGA
- a CDS encoding response regulator transcription factor → MKLLVVEDEALLRHHLFTRLSENGHVVDAVRTAEEALYRAESFNHDLALVDLGLPGMSGIDLIRQLRSQDKNFPILILTARGNWQDKVEGLSCGADDYLVKPFQFEELEARLNALLRRSSGFTKSTIEAGSLVLDLNRKQATVDEQSLQLTAYEYRILEYLMLHHQQVVPKERLMEQLYPGDDERDPNVIEVLVGRLRRKLEAMLGGKPIETVRGQGYMFNERCK, encoded by the coding sequence ATGAAATTGTTGGTGGTGGAGGATGAGGCGCTGCTGCGTCACCATCTGTTCACTCGCCTCAGTGAAAACGGGCATGTGGTGGATGCCGTGCGCACCGCTGAAGAGGCGCTGTATCGAGCTGAGTCCTTCAATCACGACCTGGCTCTGGTCGACCTGGGTCTGCCGGGCATGAGCGGCATCGACCTGATCCGGCAGCTGCGCAGCCAAGACAAGAACTTTCCGATCCTCATCCTCACCGCCCGCGGCAATTGGCAGGACAAGGTCGAAGGCCTGTCCTGCGGTGCCGACGACTATCTGGTGAAACCCTTTCAGTTCGAGGAACTGGAGGCGCGCCTGAACGCCCTGCTGCGCCGTTCCTCGGGCTTTACCAAATCCACCATCGAGGCCGGCTCCCTGGTGCTCGATCTCAATCGCAAGCAGGCAACCGTCGACGAGCAGTCGCTGCAGCTGACTGCCTACGAGTACCGCATCCTCGAGTACCTCATGCTCCATCACCAGCAGGTGGTGCCGAAGGAACGCCTGATGGAGCAGCTGTACCCCGGCGATGACGAACGTGATCCCAACGTCATCGAAGTGCTGGTCGGGCGTCTGCGTCGCAAGCTGGAGGCGATGCTGGGCGGCAAGCCGATCGAAACCGTGCGTGGCCAGGGCTACATGTTCAACGAGCGCTGCAAGTGA
- a CDS encoding ATP-binding protein, producing the protein MRKARVIVRKVRIRLTSLRLRLMLASAALAMLFMLLLMPVLQGVFLMALEETVEKRLASDAAALISAARIQEGQLHMPDKMPDEEFDNLDSHLLGFIFDREGRLIWRSRSSLDELVNYKPRYDGRGHEFVRIRDESGQEYFVYDIEVDLLRGNETALSIVTMQPTREYQGLFDGFAWQLRLWLGLALLVLLGLLWFGLTWGFRSLRGLSDELDGVESGTRQRLSDDHPRELLRLTNSLNRLLDSERRQRERYRDSLEDLAHSLKTPLSVLQGIGETLSVQPENREQAQLMQAQIERMSQQVGYQLQRASLRRSGLVRHRERVWPLLDGLCRSLDKVYRDKRVEAMLEVPEHSQISMERGALMELLGNLLENAYRLCLHRVRVSLQPLPDGCLLTIEDDGPGVPHDQRSRVLQRGERLDAQNPGQGIGLAVVEDIVESYEGELSLEDSELGGACFKVRLYD; encoded by the coding sequence GTGAGAAAAGCGCGGGTGATCGTGCGCAAGGTGCGCATCCGGCTGACCTCGCTGCGCCTGCGCCTGATGCTGGCCAGCGCTGCGCTGGCGATGCTGTTCATGCTGCTGCTGATGCCGGTGCTGCAAGGGGTCTTTCTCATGGCGCTGGAGGAAACGGTGGAAAAACGCCTGGCCTCCGATGCCGCCGCGCTTATCTCGGCCGCGCGAATCCAGGAAGGCCAGCTGCACATGCCGGACAAGATGCCGGACGAGGAATTCGACAACCTCGACTCGCATCTGCTGGGTTTCATCTTCGACCGCGAAGGCAGGCTGATCTGGCGTTCGCGCTCGTCCCTCGACGAACTGGTGAACTACAAGCCGCGCTACGACGGCCGCGGTCACGAGTTCGTGCGCATTCGCGACGAGAGCGGTCAGGAGTACTTCGTCTACGACATCGAGGTGGACCTGCTGCGCGGCAACGAAACCGCGCTGAGCATCGTCACCATGCAGCCGACCCGCGAATACCAGGGGCTGTTCGATGGCTTCGCCTGGCAGCTGCGCCTGTGGCTGGGGCTCGCGCTGCTGGTGCTGCTCGGCCTGCTGTGGTTCGGCCTGACCTGGGGCTTTCGCAGCCTGCGGGGGCTGAGCGACGAACTCGACGGCGTGGAGTCCGGCACCCGCCAGCGCCTGAGCGACGACCACCCGCGCGAACTGCTGCGCCTGACCAACTCGCTCAACCGCCTGCTCGACAGCGAGCGGCGCCAGCGCGAACGCTACCGCGACTCCCTCGAAGACCTCGCCCATAGCCTGAAAACCCCGCTCAGCGTATTGCAGGGCATCGGTGAAACCCTTTCCGTGCAGCCGGAGAATCGTGAACAGGCGCAACTGATGCAGGCCCAGATCGAGCGCATGAGCCAGCAGGTGGGCTACCAGCTGCAGCGCGCCAGCTTGCGCCGCAGCGGCCTGGTGCGTCACCGCGAGCGGGTCTGGCCGCTGCTCGATGGCTTGTGCCGCTCGCTGGACAAGGTCTACCGCGACAAGCGCGTCGAAGCGATGCTGGAGGTGCCCGAGCACAGCCAGATCAGCATGGAGCGCGGCGCCCTGATGGAGCTGCTCGGCAACCTGCTGGAGAATGCCTACCGCCTGTGTCTGCACCGCGTGCGGGTTAGCCTGCAGCCGCTGCCGGACGGCTGCCTGCTGACCATCGAGGATGACGGCCCCGGCGTACCCCATGACCAGCGCTCCCGCGTGCTGCAGCGTGGCGAACGGCTGGATGCGCAGAACCCCGGGCAGGGCATCGGCCTGGCGGTGGTGGAAGATATCGTCGAAAGCTACGAGGGCGAACTGAGCCTGGAAGACTCCGAACTGGGCGGCGCCTGCTTCAAGGTGCGCTTGTACGACTGA
- the napA gene encoding nitrate reductase catalytic subunit NapA — protein sequence MKLSRREFAKANAAAIAAAAAGLPLASTASNLITEADMTRLDWNKAPCRFCGTGCSVMVATRDNRVVATHGDVKAEVNRGLNCVKGYFLSNIMYGVDRLTQPLLRMKNGVYDKQGEFQPVSWDQAFDIMAQKSKQAIAEQGPEAVGMFGSGQWTVWEGYAANKLMKAGFRSNNIDPNARHCMASAVMGFMRTFGMDEPMGCYDDIEAADAFVLWGSNMAEMHPILWSRVTDRRLSHPNTRVAVLSTFEHRSFDLADIPLVFKPQTDLLILNYIANHIIESGAVNKDFVGKHTKFARGADDIGYGLRADNPLEMQAKNAAKANTWEDMSFEQFAAFVKPYTLERTAKESGVAAERLKALAELYADPKRKVMSFWTMGFNQHTRGVWANNLIYNLHLLTGKISEPGNSPFSLTGQPSACGTAREVGTFSHRLPADMLVANPKHRETAEKIWKLPPGTIQEKPGFHAVEQSRKLKDGVLKVYWTQVSNNMQAGPNVMQEILPGWRNPQAFVIVSDVYPTVSAQAADLILPSAMWVEKEGAYGNAERRTQFWHQLVKAPGEAKSDLWQLVEFSKRFTTDEVWPAELLAKAPDYKGKTLYQVLFANGQVDQFPSEQIEAGYANDEAEAFGFYLQKGLFEEYARFGRGHAHDLAPFDSYHAERGLRWPVVDGKETRWRYREGHDPYVEKGSGVQFYGYPDKRALIFALPYEPPAEAPDDEFPFWLSTGRVLEHWHTGSMTQRVEELHGAVPDALVYMHPDDAKALKARRGSEVKVISRRGEIRARIETRGRNKPPRGLVFVPFFDANKLINKVTLDATDPISKQTDYKKCAVKIELVSLA from the coding sequence ATGAAGCTTTCCCGCCGTGAATTCGCCAAAGCCAACGCCGCTGCCATTGCCGCAGCGGCGGCTGGCCTGCCGCTTGCCAGCACCGCCAGTAACCTGATCACCGAGGCGGACATGACCCGCCTGGACTGGAACAAGGCGCCCTGCCGCTTCTGCGGTACCGGCTGCAGCGTGATGGTCGCCACCCGCGACAACCGCGTGGTGGCCACCCACGGCGACGTCAAGGCCGAGGTCAACCGCGGCCTGAACTGCGTCAAGGGCTACTTCCTGTCGAACATCATGTACGGCGTCGACCGCCTCACCCAGCCGCTGCTGCGCATGAAGAACGGTGTGTACGACAAGCAGGGCGAATTCCAGCCGGTGAGCTGGGACCAGGCCTTCGACATCATGGCGCAGAAGAGCAAGCAGGCCATCGCCGAGCAGGGTCCGGAGGCCGTCGGCATGTTCGGCTCCGGCCAGTGGACGGTGTGGGAAGGCTACGCCGCCAACAAGCTGATGAAAGCCGGCTTTCGCAGCAACAACATCGACCCCAACGCGCGCCACTGCATGGCCTCGGCGGTGATGGGCTTCATGCGCACCTTCGGCATGGATGAGCCGATGGGTTGCTACGACGACATCGAGGCCGCCGATGCCTTCGTGCTGTGGGGCTCGAACATGGCCGAGATGCACCCGATCCTCTGGAGCCGGGTCACCGATCGCCGCCTCAGCCACCCGAACACCAGGGTCGCGGTGCTTTCCACCTTCGAGCACCGCAGCTTCGATCTGGCCGACATCCCGCTGGTATTCAAACCGCAGACCGATCTGCTGATCCTCAACTACATCGCCAACCACATCATCGAAAGCGGCGCAGTGAACAAGGACTTCGTCGGCAAGCACACCAAGTTCGCCCGCGGCGCCGACGACATCGGCTACGGCCTGCGCGCCGATAACCCGCTGGAAATGCAGGCCAAGAACGCGGCCAAGGCCAACACCTGGGAAGACATGTCCTTCGAGCAGTTCGCCGCCTTCGTCAAACCCTACACGCTGGAGCGCACCGCCAAGGAAAGCGGCGTGGCGGCCGAGCGCCTCAAGGCGCTGGCCGAGCTGTACGCCGACCCCAAGCGCAAGGTCATGTCGTTCTGGACCATGGGTTTCAACCAGCACACCCGCGGCGTCTGGGCCAACAACCTGATCTACAACCTGCACCTGCTCACCGGCAAGATCAGCGAGCCGGGCAACAGCCCCTTCTCCCTCACCGGCCAGCCCTCGGCCTGCGGCACCGCGCGCGAGGTGGGCACCTTCTCCCATCGCCTGCCCGCCGACATGCTGGTGGCCAACCCCAAGCACCGCGAAACCGCCGAGAAGATCTGGAAGCTGCCGCCCGGCACCATCCAGGAAAAGCCCGGCTTCCATGCCGTGGAGCAGAGCCGCAAGCTCAAGGACGGCGTGCTCAAGGTCTACTGGACCCAGGTCAGCAACAACATGCAGGCCGGCCCCAACGTGATGCAGGAGATCCTCCCCGGCTGGCGCAACCCGCAGGCCTTCGTCATCGTCTCCGACGTCTACCCCACCGTCTCGGCCCAGGCCGCCGACCTGATCCTGCCCAGCGCCATGTGGGTGGAGAAGGAAGGGGCCTACGGCAATGCCGAGCGCCGCACACAGTTCTGGCATCAACTGGTGAAGGCGCCGGGCGAGGCCAAGTCCGACCTCTGGCAACTGGTGGAATTTTCCAAGCGCTTCACCACCGACGAGGTCTGGCCCGCCGAACTGCTGGCCAAGGCGCCGGATTACAAGGGCAAGACGCTGTATCAGGTGCTGTTCGCCAATGGCCAGGTCGACCAGTTCCCCAGCGAGCAGATCGAGGCCGGTTACGCCAACGACGAGGCCGAGGCCTTCGGCTTCTACCTGCAGAAGGGGCTGTTCGAGGAATACGCCCGGTTCGGCCGCGGCCACGCCCACGACCTGGCGCCGTTCGACAGCTACCACGCCGAGCGCGGCCTGCGCTGGCCGGTGGTCGATGGCAAGGAGACGCGCTGGCGCTATCGCGAGGGCCACGACCCCTATGTGGAAAAAGGCAGCGGCGTGCAGTTCTACGGTTACCCGGACAAGCGCGCGCTGATTTTCGCCCTGCCCTACGAGCCGCCAGCCGAGGCGCCGGATGACGAGTTTCCGTTCTGGCTCAGCACCGGCCGCGTGCTGGAGCACTGGCACACCGGCAGCATGACCCAGCGCGTCGAGGAGCTGCACGGCGCGGTGCCCGATGCCCTGGTGTACATGCACCCGGACGACGCCAAGGCACTCAAGGCGCGACGTGGCAGCGAGGTCAAGGTGATCAGCCGGCGCGGCGAGATCCGCGCCCGCATCGAAACCCGCGGGCGCAACAAGCCGCCACGCGGTCTGGTGTTCGTGCCCTTCTTCGACGCCAACAAGCTGATCAACAAGGTCACCCTGGACGCCACCGACCCGATCTCCAAGCAGACCGATTACAAGAAGTGTGCGGTGAAGATCGAACTGGTCAGCCTGGCCTGA
- a CDS encoding chaperone NapD, which yields MAASLHISSLLVHVRPELLAAVKANLRQLEGLELHQESPQGKLVVVLETEHERHILARIEQINALPGVLNAALVYHELLEAEGDAE from the coding sequence ATGGCCGCCTCCCTGCACATATCCAGCCTGCTGGTACACGTACGGCCCGAGCTGCTCGCCGCGGTGAAAGCCAACCTGCGCCAGCTCGAAGGCCTCGAACTGCACCAGGAGAGCCCCCAGGGCAAGCTGGTGGTGGTGCTGGAGACCGAACACGAGCGCCACATCCTCGCGCGCATCGAACAGATCAACGCGTTACCGGGCGTGCTCAATGCTGCCCTGGTCTACCACGAACTCCTCGAAGCAGAGGGAGACGCAGAATGA